GTGGGTTGTCCTTACCGTAATCTTCGAATAATGATTCGATTTGAGATTTCACTTCATTCAATGTAAATTCATTCTTGCACACTCTACAACTGAAGCTCTGATCTCTTACACGTACTTCGAGCTTCGCTTTCGAAATCTTCGAATCCTTCTTGATGATATCGAAGGCCTCTTTAAGTATTTCGACTTCGAGCATCGAGAGTGATGGTATCGATAGAAGAATCTTCTTTACTTTAACATTCTTCTCTATAGACCACTTTTCAACACTCCTTACCACAGACGTCGCGATCGCCCATTCGTGCATAACACTCGATAGTTAATAAGTAATTATAAGTAAATAGAATTTTCTCCTCTCTATATAAATCTATAAATACGTTTAGTTGGCGCATAATAATTGATATGATAGGAAAGAGGATTAAAAAAGATAATTTAGAGAAGCTCTTCATCGATATAAGCAAGGAATACAAAGTCATCGGCCCTGTCAGAAATAAGGAGGATTTTATCCTGAAAGAGGTTGAAGATTTCGATGAGGTTACATTAGATTACCCTACAACTATACTCCCGCCAAAGAGTTTTATCATACCATATAGAGAGCCGATCTTCGCTCTCGATCGTGGAGAGTTCAAAGAGTTGATTCCGAATGAGAAAATGGCATTCTTCGGATTGCACATATGTGATATAAATGCGATAGAGAGGCTCGATTTAGCACTCTGGGACGATCCATACTACATGGCGAGGCGTAAGAAGATGTTCATCGTAGGGATTTCATGTAAACCCACGGAGACGTGCTTTTGCAAATCGATGGGAGCGAATGTCTTAACGAATGCATGTGACCTTTTTCTTAATGTTGAAGGAGATAATTATGTTGGGTTCTCGATGACCGAAAAGGGTAGAAAGATCCTTTCACAACTATACTTCGAACCAGAGGTTGTCAATGTTAGAGAGGTTAGGATCGATTATGAAGAAAAACCACATATCGATCTTCATAAGATCAATAGAATAATCCTCGAAGATTATAACAATCCTATCTGGGAAGATACTGCAAAGAGGTGTTTGGCCTGTACGAATTGCACACTCGTCTGCCCCTTATGTTACTGCTACGATGTTATAGACGAGACATTTATAAATTCAAACGAGGGCGAGAGGGTAAGGTGTTGGGACTCTTGCCTTCTACTCAGCTTCGCGAGGGTCGCTGGAGGGTTGAATTTCCGGAAGGATCTGAAGGCGAGGTATAGGAATATTTACATCCACAAGTTCAAGACGTACGTAGATGAATTCGGGGTTCCTAGTTGTGTCGGTTGTGGAAGATGCATAATATTCTGCCCCGCAAAGATAGATATGAAAGATGTACTGTGCAAGTTGGGAGGTGCATAAGAATGGAGAATATCTACAGACCTTTTAAGAGCAAGATTATAGAGATCATGGACCAAACCTATGATACAAAGGTATTCAGATTGGAGGTAAAGGACTTTAAATTCTCACCAGGCCAATTTGTGGAGCT
This DNA window, taken from Nitrososphaerales archaeon, encodes the following:
- a CDS encoding 4Fe-4S dicluster domain-containing protein, with amino-acid sequence MIGKRIKKDNLEKLFIDISKEYKVIGPVRNKEDFILKEVEDFDEVTLDYPTTILPPKSFIIPYREPIFALDRGEFKELIPNEKMAFFGLHICDINAIERLDLALWDDPYYMARRKKMFIVGISCKPTETCFCKSMGANVLTNACDLFLNVEGDNYVGFSMTEKGRKILSQLYFEPEVVNVREVRIDYEEKPHIDLHKINRIILEDYNNPIWEDTAKRCLACTNCTLVCPLCYCYDVIDETFINSNEGERVRCWDSCLLLSFARVAGGLNFRKDLKARYRNIYIHKFKTYVDEFGVPSCVGCGRCIIFCPAKIDMKDVLCKLGGA
- a CDS encoding hydrogenase maturation nickel metallochaperone HypA — protein: MHEWAIATSVVRSVEKWSIEKNVKVKKILLSIPSLSMLEVEILKEAFDIIKKDSKISKAKLEVRVRDQSFSCRVCKNEFTLNEVKSQIESLFEDYGKDNPLHIIPALVTTFVKCPKCNSHDLIVDSSIRVDGIEV